The Mytilus galloprovincialis chromosome 7, xbMytGall1.hap1.1, whole genome shotgun sequence genome has a window encoding:
- the LOC143083241 gene encoding uncharacterized protein LOC143083241, with the protein MGPLKKKKPESSSNVVNTFDKMMGASQAVNKLSKGKEEAINKLTGDAVEGVLNVHLQIDCDEHMLNSCIMTLLWHSPIYVPSVQLWGQQRLCHYWKITTQKKPN; encoded by the exons ATGGGACCTCTAAAGAAAAAGAAGCCTGAGTCCTCCTCAAATGTTGTCAACACCTTTGACAAAATGATGGGAGCCAGTCAAGCTGTCAACAAACTTTCTAAGGGAAAAGAAGAAGCTATTAACAAGTTAACAG GTGATGCTGTTGAAGGCGTGTTGAATGTGCACCTACAGATAGACTGTGACGAACACATGTTGAATTCATGTATTATGACTCTACTGTGGCACAGCCCGATATATGTGCCTTCTGTGCAGCTGTGGGGGCAACAAAGACTGTGTCATTATTGGAAAATTACCACCCAA